Part of the Vigna radiata var. radiata cultivar VC1973A chromosome 11, Vradiata_ver6, whole genome shotgun sequence genome is shown below.
aatgtccctaattaataaaaaataatttaatatttaaatgttagagtttataaaattatgaaataggTAAGAAAATTATCGCAACCAGTAACAATAGATTATGATTGAAAATAACGTTCAATTTAAGCCAAACTTgttaaataacaaacaaatatataccTTTTCAAAAGTAAGAATTTTAAGTGTATACTCTTTAGTTGTGAGTGTaacctattaaaaaaatagaattattttaaacGTATACTACATAGGTTATTGGGAGAAACCAAGCGTTTTAGGTCACATAAAGCTTTCAAAGAGGAATCGTTTGTTTAGACCTAAATAAACCTAatgcaatttaattttaaattttcagaaaagatagcatttatagttttaaatagtatttatatatattttttgttttaaaatcaatattataaattcgTAAATGaggcatttttttttcttaaaaacacACAAGCAAACAGTTTTTGTCAATTACACCATCACAATATTTAATCAAtgaattgaaagttgaaatacATACACAAATATTTACTGcaaacattaattattacaaaattaaaaatgataatgtaattaatattattcaatttatgaattgttaaactatatatatacacaatttATTAGAGTAGTTTTAAAATCACAGCATATGTAGTATTTACCATcaattcataattttgtatatCCACACTCACAGTCCAacttaaagagaaaatattatatcatttattattctCTTTACCTTTTACTTGCTTCTTTTTCCTCTATTACGTCTCTTGCTATACTTTATATTTCACGGTTTTGCTTAATAGTACAGCAAATTTACATCTCTTACGATAAGCTCatcattaatatgaataatattcTTTTACAAATATCAATCACAATTAGTAACAATTGAAGTTTAACTTAATTCCACAAAATtgacttataaaataagatttgcatctatttatatattataaattaattttatctttaatcgatGTAAGACTTTTAATACATTCTTTCACACAATATAAACATGTCGATCAATACATTCTTTTACACAATATAAACATGTCGAAcgtgaaaatataattaaaatctataaCATGAACAATTTAGTGCTTATATATAAGTAGATACAATTTTAATATCTCTAAATGATGTTAAAGTTGGTAAAAGgataacatcaaataaaaaataaaacattaaatattactataaataTAGGAAAAATGATACTAAAAACAATATAGTATCTTAAAGATTAATTTAGTTTagttatcaattaaattaatttttggcAACCCTACTCGCATCACAGTTTGATGGTATGGGAGATTTGACAATTTCCTTTTGAGAACTTGTTCTCATTCTATATGGAATAGAATAAAACCGAATAcaagtgtgtgtatatatatatatatatatatatatattagtttcttttaaacatacgtggtaagaaattaaaaaaacttatctgGTTTGAGTCCCGTACCATCATGGCCACTAAGTAACaagttgaaatatttgattataagAGATGtattgactttttttattttatcatttctgTTATGTCCAACTTATTAGTTGattattactattaaaaatgacattagtttaatcaattttttattttacaatagcCACAAATCTTTATCAGGGTTTGAAAATTGCTACTTGCTGAAACATTCAAAATGAAGTGTAGAATGCGAAATTTgacattttattctttaagcATGTTCACCTTTAAGATATCCTTTAAGGGGTAGGTGTATTCACAAATGAAAGcgactatattattattattgtattatttgattaatttatttattggtaTTATACTAAGAAAAACaggaaaaattattacaaataacaTTTGGTCAATTTATATAGCTTTTTTAAAATCTAGTATAAATAAAtgagatttgattatttttgttgagTTATTTTGAAGGGACTACCGATTCATTGCATTCGgaaattatatatgttacatTATCTATtgtgaaatatttatttcatttaaaatatatttaaatcaaattaaattaaatttcttaaaaataaatatgttaatttttaatatatatccaTAAAGACATGATCcttaatttagaaaagaaacgaataatacaataatcaaaacaaattttGTAATATCACTAATATCCTAGAAAATAGTTTGAAAGTGAAAACTAACATGAGTGAAGGTCAGagtattttctaaatattaaatgaatacaTAAAGAAATTGCGAAAAAAAAATATCGAAAATTCAAAAGATCAAGCCGTTGTAATAATGTCCtagagaaaatataatttttaaagtaaaacacTTTTTACAGAAAAAGgacaatttttcttaaaaataataaactgtCAAAAAGTGTATCATATCATACTGATGGACACCCGGAATGACCATAAGTGGATGCCTCTCTATCCACCAAATAAACACTGCAACTTGTTGCTTAGTGGTCAAAATAGTCCTTTGAGACTTGTTTCTTTGTAAAATTCCCCAAttcaaagtatcattttattGTAAAGTGAACTAATTAGATAGAAGAATAATctattcataattaaataaaaaatttaaatattttttaattaaaaaacatactaataattaattaagttaaatatattttccgttttaaaattattataaaaaattatatttatgtgtggtttttattaaatgacaaataagattatgtttataagaaaatataatagttGTTAATTTAAATGCATAACAGAGATAACCCCTAAGAGTGTAAGAATATTTTGGTCAATTTTTCCACCccagtaattaatttattattacttttaatgtgagaaaatcttaaatgaaaaacaaattgaaatggCAGGagtaatttgtaaattttatatatgacaGAGTTTAAACATAAGGTTTTTTACATGAACGAAAACCCTTTCTCACACCTGTACACTAAACCAAAATGATCACAACACAACATTTACATAGGTACAAAAATGGCTAAAGAAAAACCAGGAATCGTGATCATATATCAGTGGATGACTCGATGCTTATGCCTCGTATTTCAAGGTTGTCTAGCTTCCTGGGTCTCCTGTAATATTTCAACAACAGAGAACAGCAAACAACACTGACAGAGGAAGCAGCCATAGCAGCGCCAGCAATCCAGGGTGGCAATCTGAACCTTGTTGAAGGGAAAAGAACTCCAGCAGCAATTGGGATTCCAAGTAAGTTATAACCCAAAGCCCAAACGTAATTCAGCCTTATACGGGTAAATGTTTTTCTTGAAAGGTCAATAGCAGTTATGACATCTTCCAAGTTGCTCTTCATGAGGACAATATCAGCAGCCTCAATAGCAATGTCTGTACCAGCACCAATTGCCATTCCCACATCCGCTGCCACAAGTGCAGGCGAATCATTGATACCATCCCCCACCATAGCCACAGTGTAACCAGAAGcctgaaagagaaaaacaagtcAATCAGTATGTTGCAACAGCTAATATATTCCTCTGAAGCAGTACAAACAAGTCAATCAGTATGAATAACTAACTTCTTAAAATTAAGATGAAAATATGTAATCACCATGCATTCGTACCTGCAAGTCTTTCACTTTCTCTGCTTTTTGATCCGGTTTAGCCTCAGCTATAACATTCTCAATTCCTACTTCCCTCGCAATAGAACTAGCTGTTCCGAAGTTGTCCCCAGTCACCATAatgcttttgattttcattGATTTTAGGATGGAAATAACTTCTTGAGCACCTGGTTTCAGTGGATCGGATACTGCTAAAACTCCTGCCACTTTCCCACTTATAGATACCAATATTCCTGTTTGAGCCATCTTTTCGGCTTCAGCAAGCATATTTTCAGCTTCAACGGGAATTGCAATGTTATGTTCAGCCAACAGGCTCTTATTACCGACcattatttctttgttttgaacaGTGGCCTTTACTCCATGTCCTGTAATGGAAACAAAATCTCGAGCTTCTGGCCAGGAAGGGTTCTCTTCATCTCGAAATTTTTTGGCATACTCAACAACGGCCTTGGCCAATGGATGCTCACTATTCACCTGAGATAGGTAAGTTAAATTAAGGGCAATTTTTATGACATGCATATGCATCTATAATTCATGAATTTTAAAAGCGCTTACAAACAAAGAAGTTATCATAATCAGAAAGCAAACTCTTATTACTATAACTATTCACTAGGCTAAGCATTCGAGAAGTAGATAGGGGGAGAGGATTACCTCAGTTGCAGCCACAAGTTCATAGAATTCCCGGAGCACCATTTTTGTCAACAATTCTGTTCTCACTATAACAGGTTTCCCGACAGTGAGTGTACCCGTCTTATCGAAAACAATGCAGTTCACCTAGAAGACAGTCATAAACATATTCACGTGTAAGTAACTACAGATAAAATCATGAAAGCTTTAACAGATGGCACAACATACAACCAATGACCAGCCTGtccatttttacttttaaaagtgtaGAGAGACACAAGAAAAATCAGATTGATACTTGATACTGATATCCAAAAAACCTATTTACCTTCACCCAGCATAACGTTAACAAAAACAGTACTTCATACATCATCTTAAGAACTGAGAAATGATATGAAGTGAACACATTAGTTGATACTCCTTCCTAGAAGGCTAAAACATATTTGATGTTGGATTAGGTGGCAGGAATGACTATCAAAAACCACTTGACATTAATGGTTTTTCCTATGTTTACTTTCTTCTTACTTTATTAACTATTCAATTTTAACCGATCGACATAGACAAAGTAATTCCAGAACTAAAGGGACTAGTCAAATCTGAAATGCTGACCTTATGTGCACTCTCTAATGCCTGCCCTCCTTTGATGAGCACACCCTGGGATGCACCAACTCCAGTCCCAACCATAACCGCAGTTGGCGTGGCTAAACCCAAAGCACAAGGGCAGGCTATGACCATGACAGATATTCCAAACTGCAAAGCAAGCTCAAAGCTGTCCATTGAAGACGGTATCCAAGACTTTGGATAAGCATGATATCTTCCCGCCAAAAACCAGGCAAGCCAAGTCGTGAACGAGATCACAATCACCTGCATAGGAACATTCATCCATCCCTTTAGGATCTCATCCTCCGCGAGCACCAACAATGattcaataaaaacaaacaaagtcCATCATTTTCATCAcatcaaacaattaataattacCAGAGGCACAAAGTATTTGGAAATGCGATCAGCAAACTTCTGCACAGGTGCTTTGGCCATCTGCGCCGACTCCACAAGGCGAACAATCTGAGAAAGAGCACTCTCCGATCCTACCCTCGTCGCCTTAACATGCAAAACTCCATTCTCATTCACAGTCCCCCCAATAACAGTGTCCCCTTTCCTCTTCGCCACGGGACGCGCTTCCCCCGTGATCATGCTCTCATTCACGTGACTCTGCCCCCACACAACAAACCCATCGGAAGCCACTTTCGCCCCAGGAACAATCTTAATCACATCATTCTTCTGAACCAACCTGCTATCAATCTCCTCCTCCCCAACAACATTCCCATCAGCGTCCAAAGTCAGTAGAACCGCCGTGTCGGGTGTCAAGTTCATGAGCTTGGCAATCGCATCAGACGTCTTCCCCTTCGCCAAAATCTCGAGATACTTCCCAAGCAGAATGAACGAAATAAGCATCGCGCTCGTTTCGAAGAAATCATTCCCCTCAAAATGCGGAGAAGTAGCAGCTCTCAAAACAGAGTAAACAGAGTAAAAATACGCAGCGTTTGTCCCCAACGCAATGAGAACATCCATGTTCGCAGAGCCACGGCGTAACGATTTATAAGAACCGTAGTAAAACCGCCAGCCGAGTACGAACTGAACCGGCGTGGACAGCACCCACCGAGCAACCTCCCCCATGGTAAGCATGTTCACAACTTTTGCATCAAGGGCGTCCTTAATTCCAGGTACATACATAAACACCATGGAGGTAAGAAACACGGGAATAGTAAACACCAAGCTCCATAAGAAAGATTTATAATACTGCCTTGTCTCCTCGCGTCTGTGAGAATTTCTTTGTCCTTGTTCCGTAGGATATATCGTCGCCTTGAAATTCCCATTGCCTGTTTGCTCAATCACGTTGATCAAATCTCTGGGTCCCGTGACGTCCGGTTTGTAAGAAACCGATATTTTGCTGAATTCCTCTGTTAAGTCCACCACAAGGACTCCTGGAAGTGTCCGCAGAGAATCTAGTATCGGCGTCATGGAAGTGCCGTCGGTTACCGCGCCTTCCACGCGGAGGTCTATCTTGGTGAAGTCTTCGCTTGAACTAATGAGCACTGCTTCGAATCCGGAATCTTCTATGGCTTGTAAAATGTCGTTTGGATTGAGGAGGAGATTTGGGTTGTAATGGACTTGGGCCTCTTCGGTGGCCAGGCCCACGTGGGCTTCGAGGACACCGTGAAGGCCTCGTAAAACGGATTCTAGCGTGGAGGAACAGGAGGTGCAGGTCATACCTTTGATTTGGATGCGGCATACTTTAACAGATTTGTCGTCAGTGCCATCTGTGAGTAATAGCGCTTCGAAACCCGCGTCTTCAATGGCCTCGCGAATGGTCTCTTCctgaaagaacaaaaaaaaagttagaagagTGAACGAGAAGAAAGAAGACGGAGAGAGAGTGTGTTGAGGAGTTGTGGAGTTGTTTGACTCACGTTAACGAAAGAGGGGTAGAAGACGACGTGGGCGCGGTTGTTGAGGACGTCGACGATGGCCTCGCGGATCCCGGGGAGGCGTTTGACGGCCTTCTCGACGGATCCGGCGCAGGCAGCACAAGTCATTCCGACGACGGAGAAAAGAGCGGTGGAGTCAGAGAGCTCTTCGACGGTGGTGGCGGGCTGCCCCTTAGGATATTTAGGCATGGAGGGGTAATGAGGTCGCGGTGAGAGGTTTCGCCAGCAACTTAACGCTAACAACTTCGCCATTGCTTTTTTCGAAAAGTAGTGCCTACCAAGCAACACCACTCAGGTTCGTAAATTTAAACACATACCAATACAGGGCTCGCTTTTATAGTGTCAACCCTGTTTTTGCTAATGTAGTCTCCATCCATACGCTTTGACTTTAAACTGACACGGCTTGTTTGGTGGGtcctttttttccattttttagtCGGTGGACCATTTACTTACGTGGGCTTAACGCAACTTTGGGTTGGGGGGAGTTGAAAGTTGGGTCCGTGTAACTAATAACCACTTCAAGGCCCAGAATTAGGGTTTTTCACGAATAAGCCCACTAGATACGGGTTAAATAAGGGAAGCCGAATAGAATAGTTTAATTGTATGGTCAGTTTTAATTAGAACTAGTCTTagtcgatttttttttttaatttttattaataaaattaatataataataattattattatatatagatttaaaTACAATATTCAAATAGAGTGTTTGGTAATATGAAAAGGTTAAATACTTAAttacatgtatttatttttttataaaaaattaattaaaaaaataataattttattttagtattggTTTCTTAAGTTAATGTAATAGATCAATATATAGTACAAATgataatttcaatattaataaaagaaatggagtatactaataataaaaataaggattaattatgtttttaaaccgtgtttttttgtatttttctctctttcaaacttttttaggttcttttttaaaaaagtgatgAAGATTTTATGGAATatgttcttttcttctttgcttttcaaatattttataccatatTGAGTTAGAAAATGACATTTCCGGAAACGTCATGCATGAAGTGGGCAATGCAGTACCTACCATTCTTTACATTAATGTCATtttctgttatatattttatttaattggttaATGGCATTTCCTTATTGGGCCGCGACGTCATGGGTTACGTTTAGAGGCCGGCCAGCCGAATTTGACTTGGACTCCAAAATGAAAGCCATTTAAAGTCAAAAGATCCAGTCAGCCGTGATCCACAATCCAATTCATTATATCTGGGCCTTGTCATCTTTAGATTTTTCATTTGTAGAATGGACCAACTCGATGAGAATGTGGATCATTGATAAAAGACGGTCCAAATCTTTGGTGCCCAATTCCAAATTGCCAAGCCTACCccacttaaaattaattacaaataaaacttaaaaaaaaaatggtgaaatgtaatatgttaaatttgaaatttataaaccAAAGATATTAGAGTCTTGTTTGATCCTAAGGAATCTGAATTTTGTAGAAAGAAAAGTAGGTGATTAATGAGAGAGTTTAGAAAATTCTCTAAAACGGAAAAGAAGTGCTTAAAAGGTATTTATCcccaaatttaattgcatagtTAGTGGTTATTTGGGACATGATTTCTATAATTAAGGTGAGTCCTAATTTGGAAGATCTAATTAAAATCAAGGTTGGTGCATTATATAGGCTTGAGAAAGGAAGTAAAACAGATCGCAACGAAGGAACCCATCCAAGTTTGAATTCCCTAACCGCAATCTTAGTGTTGTGAAAGTTGAACCTCTCGTGGCTCCTAAAAAAAGGATCTTTATCTGTTATTTCTATCCATAATTTTCATTGAGTCTGTTGCTCCCATTTCCATTCTCTATTGCTCCCATCCCTTTCTTTTCCTGTACTTTTCAAAGGGCGCTTCTTACTCATTGCTGGCAAAATGGTATTTTATTATCCATTTCTcttctttagtttttatataatacttGTTTCTGCTCATTGGGACCTTTCAATGTCAATATCACCAATTCATATTCGTATGTTTTCATTGTATATCACAACTGAATAAATATTTCTCATTTCATATAATTGGAAGAATGAAACTTGAGAGTTGATGAGATGGACAGACAATGTCTAGGAGAATGGAAAGTATCTCATCAtgtgcatgcatgcatgcatgcccCTTACAAATTAACTACTGTCAAAAGATGCAAATTCTATACCAGCTGAGAATCTGTAATTACATGGAAAAATTAGTTAACATCGCGTGTTGTGATGTGTGATATAGAATTCTAGAATTCTTAAATGATCAAAGACatttttatgacaaaaaattaTGGAGCAGGCAAATGCAGCGTCCGGAATGGCCGTGCATGATGACTGCAAATTGAAGTTTCAGGAGCTTAAAGCAAAGCGGATCTACCGATACATTACGTTCAAAATTGAGGCACAATCAGTTGTGGTTGACAAAATAGGGGGATCGACAGAAAAATACGAGGATTTTCAGGCCAGTTTGCCAGCTGATGAGTGTCGCTATGCCGTCTATGATTTTGATTTCACAACTGATGAGAATTGCCAGAAAAGCAAGATCTTCTTCGTTGCATGGTACTATAGTTTATAAACTGTACTTCACttgattaataaaaatcaaaactacTTTTCTAACCTTCGTATTCATTCCGTGTTCTAGAGAGAGTAATACAGACATCTGAAGACAAATACATATCGTTGAACAAACTGTTTAATACTGTTTGTGTGTAGGTCACCAGACACTTCAAAGGTGAGGATGAAGATGGTGTATGCAAGTTCCAAGGATAGATTCAAGAGGGAACTAGACGGCATTCAAGTCGAACTGCAAGCAACTGATCCAAGTGAGATGAGCTTGGACATTGTAAAAGCGCGAGCCCTCTAAGTCCCCCCTTTTGCTGCCTCAGCTCTCCTTCGCAGTTCAAagtttactatttttttctaaCTATTTGACAACATCGGGGGCCatattgttattgtttattttagcCTGGATTCAATCAACAACGACAAATCCCAAATGGCATGTACTATTATAATCTATCTTTCTTCCAAACATTCTTTAGTGTTCCATTGATCTTGATTAGTTTCAAGAGACAATGTGGATGGCTGGATCAAGACTAAGTAGCATTTATTATAGGTTGCTGGTCTGACATGTTGCCAATCAAACCACTTGGAAGATGATTTTatgtaaaagtatttattatatacctctatttttttttttacttctcttGTTTGAAGTAGATCACTGGCGCCGtacattatttaacaatatttatatgcTGAACAAGCTCTAAAAGGATGCAActacaagaaataaacaaacgGGAGAGTGCATGGCACTGGCACTGACATGACCATTGAAATTTTTCTTTCGTTTCATCTAAAACAAGCCCAACAAATAATAGTACAGAATAAGATTTCCATGATTACTCAATCACTGCTTTGAGCTTTGTAAAACAAGGCCCTTACAAAGTTATAACATACGTCAAAAAAATCCCTGAAAAATACGTGCGTGAAGAGTCCCAGACAAATGACACAATGCTCGGTATAATACACAAAGGAAACACTAGTGGAAGACAATCTTGTTCTATTTAACAATTTCTATACAACGAGACCTTCTCGTGCTTAAAGCCAGAACACATACCCTTTATGAGCAATCATTTAcaatagaaatgaaattgaagagtaagagaaaaggaagagagtaGTCAGAAAAAAGTATTACTAGTGTGTGTCTCGCTGCTTTAGTGTAAATCTGTTAATTTAGTTTTGACTGTAgtatatattaagataaaagtGCAAGTTCAGCCCAAGCCAAAGATGACGACTTAAGCTCCACGCTTACTGATGTATCAATTTTGTTCTCCAGCATGCTACATAATTCTCTCATAGATGGATGCGCAGTTTTATCAGGGTTGATACAGAGAGTTATTACCTCGCATATCACTTTGAGGTCTTCATGTCTAAAATGCTTCAGTTCAGGATCCACCAGGCTTGACATTTCTTCTGGCCTTTCGAGGTAGTCCTTGGCCTGCAGCACAAATATACATGTAAAACATGCGGCTTACACAAAATACACACTCTTCCAGGTTTGTATGAGGCTTTTTAAACATCAAATTTCAGCAAGTTCCTTACCCAGTCAACCAAGTATCCTTTGTCCTTACAGTATGGAGGTCTTCCGCTAATTAACTCCAGTAGAAGTACCCCAAAAGCA
Proteins encoded:
- the LOC106778047 gene encoding probable copper-transporting ATPase HMA5; the encoded protein is MAKLLALSCWRNLSPRPHYPSMPKYPKGQPATTVEELSDSTALFSVVGMTCAACAGSVEKAVKRLPGIREAIVDVLNNRAHVVFYPSFVNEETIREAIEDAGFEALLLTDGTDDKSVKVCRIQIKGMTCTSCSSTLESVLRGLHGVLEAHVGLATEEAQVHYNPNLLLNPNDILQAIEDSGFEAVLISSSEDFTKIDLRVEGAVTDGTSMTPILDSLRTLPGVLVVDLTEEFSKISVSYKPDVTGPRDLINVIEQTGNGNFKATIYPTEQGQRNSHRREETRQYYKSFLWSLVFTIPVFLTSMVFMYVPGIKDALDAKVVNMLTMGEVARWVLSTPVQFVLGWRFYYGSYKSLRRGSANMDVLIALGTNAAYFYSVYSVLRAATSPHFEGNDFFETSAMLISFILLGKYLEILAKGKTSDAIAKLMNLTPDTAVLLTLDADGNVVGEEEIDSRLVQKNDVIKIVPGAKVASDGFVVWGQSHVNESMITGEARPVAKRKGDTVIGGTVNENGVLHVKATRVGSESALSQIVRLVESAQMAKAPVQKFADRISKYFVPLVIVISFTTWLAWFLAGRYHAYPKSWIPSSMDSFELALQFGISVMVIACPCALGLATPTAVMVGTGVGASQGVLIKGGQALESAHKVNCIVFDKTGTLTVGKPVIVRTELLTKMVLREFYELVAATEVNSEHPLAKAVVEYAKKFRDEENPSWPEARDFVSITGHGVKATVQNKEIMVGNKSLLAEHNIAIPVEAENMLAEAEKMAQTGILVSISGKVAGVLAVSDPLKPGAQEVISILKSMKIKSIMVTGDNFGTASSIAREVGIENVIAEAKPDQKAEKVKDLQASGYTVAMVGDGINDSPALVAADVGMAIGAGTDIAIEAADIVLMKSNLEDVITAIDLSRKTFTRIRLNYVWALGYNLLGIPIAAGVLFPSTRFRLPPWIAGAAMAASSVSVVCCSLLLKYYRRPRKLDNLEIRGISIESSTDI
- the LOC106777278 gene encoding actin-depolymerizing factor 6 isoform X2, producing MANAASGMAVHDDCKLKFQELKAKRIYRYITFKIEAQSVVVDKIGGSTEKYEDFQASLPADECRYAVYDFDFTTDENCQKSKIFFVAWSPDTSKVRMKMVYASSKDRFKRELDGIQVELQATDPSEMSLDIVKARAL
- the LOC106777278 gene encoding actin-depolymerizing factor isoform X1 gives rise to the protein MEQANAASGMAVHDDCKLKFQELKAKRIYRYITFKIEAQSVVVDKIGGSTEKYEDFQASLPADECRYAVYDFDFTTDENCQKSKIFFVAWSPDTSKVRMKMVYASSKDRFKRELDGIQVELQATDPSEMSLDIVKARAL